In one Corynebacterium bovis DSM 20582 = CIP 54.80 genomic region, the following are encoded:
- a CDS encoding winged helix-turn-helix domain-containing protein → MKLSLLSDADDVAAVLPSLALLPHEVELLPQRAASVREIVDSTVCVVDVTGTNLLAARDLCRAVAAAHPDLPVAVAIEETSVIALDGSWAVDDFLLPGASPTEVDARLRMLLTRRPVPVEEAEDTQVAAIGGLVVDEVTYVARVEGRPLDLTYKEFELLHFLVRNAGRVFSREQLLQDVWGYDYFGGTRTVDVHVRRLRAKLGHDYERVIATVRNVGYKAVELDDL, encoded by the coding sequence GTGAAACTGTCCCTCCTGTCCGACGCCGACGACGTCGCCGCGGTCCTGCCCTCCCTCGCCCTGCTGCCGCACGAGGTCGAGCTGCTGCCGCAACGCGCGGCGTCCGTCCGCGAGATCGTCGACTCCACCGTGTGCGTCGTCGACGTCACGGGCACGAACCTCCTCGCCGCCCGTGACCTGTGCCGCGCCGTCGCCGCCGCGCACCCCGACCTCCCCGTCGCCGTCGCCATCGAGGAGACGAGCGTCATCGCCCTCGACGGGTCGTGGGCGGTCGACGACTTCCTCCTGCCCGGGGCGTCCCCGACGGAGGTCGACGCGCGCCTGCGGATGCTGCTCACCCGCCGGCCCGTGCCCGTCGAGGAGGCGGAGGACACGCAGGTCGCCGCGATCGGCGGGCTCGTCGTCGACGAGGTGACGTACGTCGCCCGCGTCGAGGGCCGGCCGCTCGACCTCACCTACAAGGAGTTCGAGCTCCTGCACTTCCTCGTCCGCAACGCGGGGCGGGTGTTCAGCCGGGAGCAGCTGCTCCAGGACGTGTGGGGGTACGACTACTTCGGGGGGACCCGGACGGTCGACGTCCACGTCCGCCGGCTCCGCGCGAAACTCGGCCACGATTACGAGCGCGTCATCGCCACGGTCCGTAACGTGGGCTACAAGGCCGTCGAGCTCGACGACCTCTGA
- the pstA gene encoding phosphate ABC transporter permease PstA: MTHALPADTPRFTGISSSRKIRNTVATVVVYAAMALALIPLVWILATLLVKGLPTILSPDWWAFDMYGQLSNKPGGGISHAIVGTLSQAVVTTVLSVPIGIFTAVYLVEYSRGGILGRMTTFMVDILTGVPSIVAALFIYALWITLFGFSRSGFAVSLALVLLMIPVIVRNTEEMLRIVPQDLREASYALGVPKWKTIAKIVLPTALSGIVTGVMLAVARIMGESAPVLILVGATPVLNWNVFEGNQNSLPLFMLEMYKLQANDQVIARMWGAALTLVLIIGLLTVAARIISRRFSVRT, translated from the coding sequence ATGACACACGCACTCCCGGCGGACACCCCCCGCTTCACCGGCATCTCCTCGTCCCGGAAGATCCGGAACACCGTGGCCACGGTCGTCGTCTACGCGGCGATGGCCCTCGCCCTCATCCCCCTCGTCTGGATCCTCGCGACCCTGCTCGTCAAGGGCCTCCCGACGATCCTCAGCCCGGACTGGTGGGCGTTCGACATGTACGGCCAGCTGTCCAACAAGCCCGGCGGCGGCATCTCCCACGCCATCGTCGGCACCCTGTCGCAGGCCGTCGTCACGACGGTCCTGTCCGTGCCCATCGGCATCTTCACCGCCGTCTACCTCGTCGAGTACTCCCGGGGCGGGATCCTCGGCCGGATGACGACCTTCATGGTCGACATCCTCACCGGTGTCCCCTCGATCGTCGCGGCGCTGTTCATCTACGCGCTGTGGATCACCCTCTTCGGCTTCAGCCGGTCCGGCTTCGCCGTGTCCCTCGCCCTCGTGCTCCTCATGATCCCCGTCATCGTCCGGAACACGGAGGAGATGCTGCGGATCGTGCCCCAGGACCTGCGCGAGGCGTCGTACGCCCTCGGCGTGCCGAAGTGGAAGACGATCGCGAAGATCGTCCTGCCGACGGCCCTGTCCGGCATCGTCACCGGCGTCATGCTCGCCGTCGCCCGGATCATGGGCGAGTCCGCCCCGGTCCTCATCCTCGTCGGCGCCACCCCGGTGCTGAACTGGAACGTCTTCGAGGGCAACCAGAACTCCCTGCCGCTGTTCATGCTCGAGATGTACAAGCTCCAGGCGAACGACCAGGTCATCGCCCGGATGTGGGGCGCCGCCCTCACCCTCGTCCTCATCATCGGCCTGCTGACCGTCGCCGCCCGCATCATCTCGCGGCGCTTCTCCGTCCGCACCTGA
- the pstS gene encoding phosphate ABC transporter substrate-binding protein PstS: protein MNVIRTRTGVAVATLVAGSLVLAGCSNADKASTGGSSSGGASAGSMSNTQGELRGEGASSQQKAMEIFGNAYASAVPGATLAYNATGSGAGQKQFIAGQVDFGGSDSPLKSDQAADAAKRCEGNPAWHLPMVVGPVAVAFHLEGVNSLNLSVPTIAKIFKGEIKNWNDPAIAAENAGATLPDKPISVLYRAEESGTSDNFQKFLKAASGGVWTSEGKTFPTEVGSGAQGSSGVADQVKATDGSITYVESGFADASGLSKAKIDFGAGPVELTADSVNKALSSVSYSGQGNDLIVDADKLFAMKESGAYPLALTTYEIVCSKGYDDETKNRVKDFLTVMLDNQGSDLEEAGYIPVDGPYKDKLKKAVDAIS from the coding sequence GTGAACGTCATCCGCACCCGCACCGGCGTGGCCGTTGCCACCCTCGTCGCCGGATCCCTCGTCCTCGCCGGCTGCTCGAACGCCGACAAAGCCAGCACCGGCGGCAGCTCGAGCGGCGGGGCGTCCGCCGGGAGCATGTCCAACACCCAGGGCGAGCTGCGGGGTGAAGGCGCGAGCTCCCAGCAGAAGGCCATGGAGATCTTCGGCAACGCCTACGCCTCCGCCGTGCCCGGGGCGACCCTCGCCTACAACGCCACCGGCTCCGGCGCCGGCCAGAAGCAGTTCATCGCCGGCCAGGTGGACTTCGGCGGCTCGGACTCCCCCCTGAAGTCCGACCAGGCCGCCGACGCCGCCAAGCGCTGCGAGGGCAACCCGGCCTGGCACCTGCCCATGGTCGTCGGCCCCGTCGCCGTCGCCTTCCACCTCGAGGGCGTCAACTCCCTGAACCTCTCGGTCCCGACGATCGCCAAGATCTTCAAGGGCGAGATCAAGAACTGGAACGACCCGGCCATCGCCGCGGAGAACGCCGGCGCCACCCTGCCGGACAAGCCGATCAGCGTGCTCTACCGCGCCGAGGAGTCCGGCACGTCCGACAACTTCCAGAAGTTCCTCAAGGCCGCGTCCGGCGGCGTGTGGACCTCCGAGGGCAAGACCTTCCCGACGGAGGTCGGCTCCGGTGCGCAGGGCTCGTCCGGTGTCGCCGACCAGGTCAAGGCCACCGACGGCTCGATCACCTACGTGGAGTCCGGCTTCGCCGACGCCAGCGGCTTGAGCAAGGCGAAGATCGACTTCGGTGCCGGCCCGGTCGAGCTCACCGCCGACAGCGTGAACAAGGCGCTGTCCTCGGTGTCCTACTCCGGCCAGGGCAACGACCTCATCGTCGACGCGGACAAGCTGTTCGCCATGAAGGAGTCCGGCGCCTACCCGCTCGCGCTGACGACCTACGAGATCGTCTGCTCGAAGGGCTACGACGACGAGACGAAGAACCGCGTCAAGGACTTCCTCACGGTCATGCTCGACAACCAGGGCTCGGACCTCGAGGAGGCCGGCTACATCCCCGTCGACGGTCCGTACAAGGACAAGCTGAAGAAGGCTGTCGACGCGATCTCCTGA
- the mshD gene encoding mycothiol synthase, whose translation MTCTGGAPVPEDVRYHLLEDRPGDGGRAVRGLLDRVAAADGVEALGEAFVRGLTEDRGHRHVLAETADGRVVGVLAVDREDTAEVAVDPDHRRQGVATGLARTLAPTGGGTLSVWAHGDLAPAQAVARARGARRVRELLKMRVDCPEGSDRREEFTRGAEAAVDAVAAAGLEVLTYPEAVDRHGRDVVDRQWTDVNNEAFAWHPEQGGWDVETLRAARDTAWFRPEGVVMLWSDEPRCLGFHWTKLPEGEEAGEVYVVCLADAARGRGLGGPVTLLGIGELLREGAQAVELYVEGDNDPAVATYRRLGFGVEHADVVYRGVLEGGPADPS comes from the coding sequence ATGACCTGCACGGGAGGAGCACCAGTGCCTGAGGATGTCCGGTACCACCTGCTGGAGGACCGCCCCGGAGACGGGGGCCGTGCCGTGCGCGGGCTCCTCGACCGGGTCGCCGCCGCCGACGGCGTCGAGGCGCTGGGGGAGGCCTTCGTCCGCGGCCTCACCGAGGACCGGGGCCACCGGCACGTCCTCGCGGAGACGGCGGACGGGCGCGTCGTCGGCGTCCTCGCCGTCGACCGGGAGGACACCGCGGAGGTCGCCGTCGACCCCGACCACCGGCGGCAGGGGGTGGCGACGGGCCTCGCCCGGACCCTCGCCCCGACCGGGGGCGGCACCCTCAGCGTGTGGGCGCACGGCGACCTCGCCCCGGCGCAGGCCGTCGCCCGGGCCCGCGGCGCGCGGCGCGTCCGGGAACTGCTGAAGATGCGGGTCGACTGCCCGGAGGGGTCGGACCGGCGGGAGGAGTTCACCCGGGGCGCGGAGGCCGCCGTCGACGCGGTCGCCGCCGCGGGGCTCGAGGTGTTGACGTACCCGGAGGCGGTCGACCGCCACGGGCGTGACGTCGTCGACCGGCAGTGGACCGACGTCAACAACGAGGCCTTCGCCTGGCACCCCGAACAGGGCGGCTGGGACGTGGAGACGCTGCGGGCGGCGCGGGACACCGCGTGGTTCCGGCCCGAGGGGGTCGTCATGCTGTGGAGCGACGAGCCGCGCTGCCTGGGGTTCCACTGGACGAAGCTGCCGGAGGGGGAGGAGGCCGGGGAGGTGTACGTCGTGTGCCTCGCCGACGCGGCGCGCGGGCGGGGGCTCGGCGGGCCGGTGACGCTGCTCGGCATCGGGGAGCTCCTCCGCGAGGGGGCGCAGGCCGTCGAGCTGTACGTGGAGGGGGACAACGACCCGGCGGTCGCCACGTACCGTCGGCTCGGTTTCGGGGTCGAACACGCCGACGTGGTCTACCGGGGGGTGCTCGAGGGGGGACCTGCGGACCCGTCCTGA
- the pstC gene encoding phosphate ABC transporter permease subunit PstC, with protein MADTADTTAVTTADTPVSLRPGTPGRGENQVPSSGTGVRRPGDRIFEFLSTGSATLITVIIAAIAIFLILQAVPALARERDGILAFLTDGERWNLEYATNDGGWMSFGIPNLFFTTVLVSLVALVIAMPVALGIAVFLSNYCPARFVKPLGFLVDLLAAVPSIVFGIWGMQVLGPFLGPFYEWLSGWAGGFFLFDWQQGTSPAFSTSRNIFTGGIVLAVMILPIIAATAREVFVRTPKGHVEAALALGATRWEVVRMAVLPFGFSGYVSGAMLGLGRALGETMALYMVIASAPGFRASLMDGGTTFATAIANAAPEFNDDLKAGAYIAAGLVLFVLTFVVNAAARAVVANRK; from the coding sequence ATGGCTGACACAGCCGACACCACCGCCGTGACGACGGCGGACACCCCGGTCTCACTCCGCCCCGGGACACCGGGCCGCGGCGAGAACCAGGTCCCGTCGTCCGGCACCGGCGTCCGCCGCCCCGGTGACAGGATCTTCGAGTTCCTCTCGACCGGGTCCGCCACGCTCATCACCGTCATCATCGCCGCCATCGCGATCTTCCTCATCCTCCAGGCCGTCCCGGCCCTCGCCCGGGAGCGGGACGGCATCCTCGCCTTCCTCACCGACGGCGAGCGCTGGAACCTGGAGTACGCCACGAACGACGGCGGCTGGATGTCCTTCGGCATCCCGAACCTGTTCTTCACCACCGTCCTCGTCTCGCTCGTCGCCCTCGTCATCGCCATGCCCGTCGCCCTGGGTATCGCGGTGTTCCTCTCCAACTACTGCCCGGCCCGGTTCGTCAAGCCGCTCGGGTTCCTCGTCGACCTCCTCGCCGCCGTGCCGTCGATCGTCTTCGGCATCTGGGGCATGCAGGTCCTCGGCCCGTTCCTCGGCCCGTTCTACGAGTGGCTGTCCGGCTGGGCGGGAGGGTTCTTCCTCTTCGACTGGCAGCAGGGCACGTCCCCGGCGTTCTCGACGAGCCGCAACATCTTCACCGGTGGCATCGTCCTCGCCGTCATGATCCTCCCGATCATCGCGGCGACGGCCCGCGAGGTCTTCGTCCGGACGCCGAAGGGGCACGTCGAGGCGGCCCTCGCCCTCGGCGCGACCCGCTGGGAGGTCGTCCGCATGGCCGTGCTCCCGTTCGGCTTCTCCGGGTACGTGTCCGGCGCGATGCTCGGCCTCGGCCGCGCGCTCGGCGAGACGATGGCGCTGTACATGGTCATCGCCTCCGCCCCCGGGTTCCGGGCCTCCCTCATGGACGGTGGCACGACGTTCGCGACGGCCATCGCCAACGCCGCCCCCGAGTTCAACGACGACCTCAAGGCCGGCGCGTACATCGCGGCGGGCCTGGTGCTGTTCGTGCTCACCTTCGTGGTGAACGCGGCCGCCCGCGCCGTCGTCGCCAACAGGAAGTAG
- the pstB gene encoding phosphate ABC transporter ATP-binding protein PstB, whose translation MAKRLDLKDVDIYYGDFHAVQNVNLSVPPQSVTAFIGPSGCGKSTVLRTLNRMHEVTPGARVTGEILLDGENIYGPKIDPVAVRNTIGMVFQKANPFPTMSIEENVVAGLRLAGEKNKKKLKEVAERSLRGANLWDEVKDRLQNPGGGLSGGQQQRLCIARAIAVEPEVLLMDEPCSALDPISTLAVEDLIHELKSEFTIVIVTHNMQQAARVSDQTAFYSLEATGKPGHLVEVGPTKRIFENPEKKETEDYISGRFG comes from the coding sequence ATGGCCAAGCGCCTCGACCTCAAGGACGTCGACATCTACTACGGCGACTTCCACGCGGTCCAGAACGTCAACCTCAGCGTCCCCCCGCAGTCCGTCACCGCCTTCATCGGCCCGTCCGGCTGCGGCAAGTCCACCGTGCTGCGCACCCTCAACCGGATGCACGAGGTCACCCCCGGTGCCCGCGTCACCGGTGAGATCCTCCTCGACGGGGAGAACATCTACGGTCCGAAGATCGACCCCGTCGCCGTCCGCAACACGATCGGCATGGTCTTCCAGAAGGCCAACCCGTTCCCCACGATGTCCATCGAGGAGAACGTCGTCGCCGGCCTCCGCCTCGCCGGGGAGAAGAACAAGAAGAAGCTCAAGGAGGTCGCCGAGCGGTCGCTCCGCGGCGCCAACCTCTGGGACGAGGTCAAGGACCGCCTCCAGAACCCCGGCGGCGGCCTGTCCGGCGGTCAGCAGCAGCGCCTGTGCATCGCCCGCGCGATCGCCGTCGAACCCGAGGTCCTGCTCATGGACGAGCCGTGCTCGGCCCTCGACCCCATCTCCACCCTCGCCGTGGAGGACCTCATCCACGAGCTGAAGTCCGAGTTCACCATCGTCATCGTCACCCACAACATGCAGCAGGCCGCCCGGGTCTCCGACCAGACGGCCTTCTACTCCCTCGAGGCGACCGGCAAGCCCGGCCACCTCGTCGAGGTCGGCCCGACGAAGCGGATCTTCGAGAACCCGGAGAAGAAGGAGACCGAGGACTACATCTCGGGCCGGTTCGGCTGA